AAAGGCGCAAGAACATATTTTCTTCCCTGGAggcaaataaatgtttttcaaataaatattccGTCCTAAAAATGTCATCATAGATTTTTGGGGCAGAATCAGCCGCCCaatttttgtttaaaagaaaaacaacagcaggcaGGTCTGATCTAAAATAGCTGTGCATTAATATGTTCATTTTTGTAGTGTTATTGATGAGTAATCCTTAGATTGAAGacaaaaatgtgcatttaattGAGCATGATGCATGAAGTTGTGAACAACTACAAACACCTGCAATGTGCAGACCTTTTTCCCTTCCCACTCAAACTCCCACCCTAACATCACATGTCATGTGGAACGATGTCAAATCACAGATGAAAATTGCTTTAACAAAGTGATTTCATGGGACCCTTAACACAAAGTCTGTTACATTTCCATCAGAGCTGCCTGCAACAAAGCatgcaaacaaatacagaagtTGCAAAAATGGAAACATCCATCTGAGTGGAAGGTATTATCCAATAGAGAAAACATCTTAATTGTCCTTTGCTGTTGTTAGGCCTCATATACCTCATTGTTGACAGAACCAGGATTGCTTTTCCTCAGTTTCCGATCTCTTTGTTAAGATAAGCTAACTAGCTATCAGAGTCCactgtaaaataatataatttgTTGCATTctaataattaaaaatgaaaacttatAATGATATTGATTATCAAGATTTTGaaacttgaaaacattttaagctCATAAAGACagataaatgtttgtgtttttttaatttcaggtcTTTATTTTAGTGGTATCCAAATTGAACTTTAATCATTCATCTGTTTAGATTACCATGTTGCTCCATCCAGTCACTGTTAACTTTCAAATATTGTTGGGTTTCATATCCCCTAGCTCCATTGAAATcacaaataatgaaaaaaagacTCCTAAATGTTCTGATCATTTGTGTTTCTAGTCACGGCAGACCCCGGAGGGTGAGTTCCTGCCCTTGGACCAGTGTGAGCTGGACGTGGGTTTTGGGACGGGGGCGGACCAGCTCTTCTTGGTGTCGCCTCTGACCATCTGCCACGAGATCAACAACAAGAGCCCGTTCTTCGATCTGTCACAGCGCTCCCTCAAGAACGAGGAGTTTGAGATCGTCGTCATTCTAGAGGGAATCGTTGAGACTACTGGTTAGATCAagttatatatctttttttttttttttttttttttttttttataaaaacttTGAATGCACTTTCATTACCCTAATTACTTTTGGATCATCATTAAGTCTGAGACAGAGAGCATTTCTCAGTGATGCAAGATTAAAAATTGTAACAGAATGATTAATTTCATGTTCATTAATTATTCAATGGcatcaatgttgtgtttttttctaatataTCTGTCTCCCTTTGAGTAATTCACAACTTTTCATTAGTTTGTTTGGCTCACTGTTCATTTTGATTTAACAGCtcactttcaaaaaatgttcttCACAATGTTACTGTATTGGTCTTTTTGCCAGTATTTGAACTATTTCACTACAATCCCATCTCTTCTCTCCATACTAGGAATGACATGTCAGGCGAGGACGTCTTACACCGAGGATGAAGTCTTGTGGGGCAACCGTTTCCTCCCAGTCATGTCACTGGAGGAGGGCTTTTTTAGAGTCGACTATTCCCAGTTCCACAACACATTTGAGGTCCCAACGCCACCACACAGCGTaaaagagcaggaggagaagtcTTCACTGACATCACCAAACCCTCTGCCTGTTGCACCCACGCCCTCGTCCCCTCTGTTGGGTAATGGTGGACGTGGAGGGCGAAGAGAAAGGCTCCTGTCGGCTGACTGCGCAGACCACATGGAGGACCAAGTCACCAGACGGCCCAGCAAACTACAACGCATGAGCTCCACTAGAGAGGAGCTCCTCTTGAGGGGGTATAAGACCGGGCCATCCTTGCCCGGGGGTAAGGCCTCAAGCACAGGAGATCTTCCGCTTAGTATTCAGAGGCTGAGGTCCAGCTCCATCCCAGCTGTGAGGCAAGGACAGCCAGAGGAGCAGGTCCAGCTGTTGTCCTTGGATGGAGaagcagaggagggagaggtggAGAAACACAGACTGCCAGCAGCATATAGCTCCATTGCTGCCCAGACCCCAAAGCCAGTCCAGATCCCATTGGTAGGGAGTCGGCCAGAGGACAACCTACCGGCCAAACTGCGCAGAATGAATGCTGACCGCTGACTTGTGCTGACTACCTTTAAGacttgaaacattttgaaaactgaATCAGGCTTAATGGGCATTGCATATAACTGAAAACTACTGTGATAATAGTTGAATTTTTGTCCTGCAGATTTTGACCAGTATTTTACCTTTACTTACGGGCTCTTTAATAAGTTGTCCAGTGCCACAAATAGAAGTACAACGCCAATAAGCCATCCATCCGCTCATACTGTGAGTCATCTTTTCATAAATCGCCATCTGTGCCCCTAACTGACTTCTCATACTTCTACCCTTGTGCTTGTTTATTTCACTTCTGTTCAGAGAGTTAAATCAAATACTTTAAAATCCCAACAAGCACCATTTTTATAGAAAACACAGACCTTTTTTGGACCATTTACTGAATCCTAACCCTTTCCCAAACTGCAATCTTCCAATTATTACTTAGCTACTGTACCTATGCACAGCAGGTCTGTCCCCATGTTGGATTTTCCACAGGCCTGAATTGGTTTCCAGGGAGCTTCATTAAGGTTAAAGACGCATCTTGACGCTACCTGATTTTTGGcctcattcatttttaaagagcccatattatgccctttttggggtttgtatatttaatctatgtacctactaaagtatgttcacaatagctaaagttaaaaaaaagtgtctgttttcatgtggtgccgctccatgcaccggctcgcttctgactctctctctaaggctctgaagtgcccacattcagagtccccacgttttttcgaggggggctagaaccgagcgttacatgcagctaatgctacagctaacaggagaaTGTAGGAGTCCTAAatccgcgtttccgcggacttagaatttttgcaaatagatgtgcctaaacatgcacaggacacttggaaacacacactaaagagcatataaaaccagatatccataatatgggccctttaaggGAGACCTTTTTGAATTATGCTAATTGTCTGAGTCCATTGCAtcaataatgtttatttttcagtctctccAGGATTTCGCTTATATATTGGGGGTGTTGTTACAacctaaaatatatattttttcttttttaaatcaggatataAGTTGCAATCTTTTGAGGTAttttgctgcaaaaaagtttCATCTGGTGAGTTTTTAGTAATCTCTGGATCACAAAAgtatgtaaaaaatatatttaatctGGGGATAAGGATGTGCACTAGGGATGCATCGATGAATCAGTTTAACATCAGTATCAGCCAATATCGGCCCTGTTGACAGACACCGGCACATGGCCAAATAATGTAACATGAGAATGCCAGtagctgatgtttatttgttgcgCCAAATCATTTTAATGCCGGCATCTAGCACACCTAACTAATGATTCagataagattttttttaatgggcaGAGGGGGTCCCCTCttgaacaaactctgacttgttttcattgtcaaacatgagagaaaatgttggcattgtggaAGTCGACACCAAAAGAAGCCATGAAACAAACATGGGCAAGCTgctaaattgttatttcaaacatctgtATCGGCATCGGCCCTGATTTTCCCAATCAGTGCGTATCTAATGTGCACCGGGAGGTACATTTCAAAGGACTACCAACGTGATGTGCTACGACATCACAGACCTCAGGGGATTCACATTTTGTATAACAAGGACGTGTTTGGTAATATACTTGTCAACCTGCTTAAGGGTGATTAGTAAAGTTTACAAAAAGGTAGTGGGGAATGGACAAAATGACAAGATCACACTTTATGCATGAGGATAGGTCAAAATTATagttataaataaaaaagagcaTGTTAGTAAAGCAGTCAAACAGACttacatgaaataaaatgacactttttcTCACTTTTCACACTTCAACCTATTAAGGAGCGTACTTTTCCTGTTGGACCTGTTTTGCCTCAGTCTTTTAGCACAATATTATGTACTGTCAGTAATCACAAGGTTTATATTTTAGCCCTATATCATCACTGTTGTGTTTAAGCAGAAAGAGGCATTTTGACAAATCAATGGAAGCATGGTTTTAGTAAACTAATGGAGGTAATGGTACCTGAATAGCTTGCCTATATGGTTTAGGGGTAGAAATGAGTTCAGAACCCACTGTTCATATATTTCTCAATTCATTTGGAATGGCTTATCTGCCTCTATCATCATTGTTAAGCAGATATGAAAAGTGCAATATGGAAGCTTGACAGTTTAAGCAACAATAAGAAAAGTGGTAGGGCTTAGCAAATGGTCAATCTGCCTGAAAacggtttgttttttaaatcaggaaatATAAATACACTTAACTCACTACTGTAGTGTTTGAATACTAATATGATTTGTATGTTTATTACTGTAAAATGTATCTACTTTTACCGCTTTGCACTGTGTTTGCATTTGCCCATTTTACACTGGGTGACAATATGTAATCATTCTTGACTTTTGAAGTACTTGGGACTTTCTCTCAAGAAGTGCTAATTATTGAATTGTAAAACAAAGACTTGGCAATGCAGGGATGCTGGCATCAGGAGACACATGTATTAttgtttatataaaaataaagtcaacGTTCATATCGCACTTGcttaataataaattatttgaaATTACGAGTGTGTCTGTGAGTACATTTTCCTCTTCTCTAGAGAAATGCTGTATAaccttttttcctcttcctctataGAAATGCTATATAACCTTTTTTCTCTTGGACTCCAGTTGGGTTTTTTGCTGActgtgtgaaacattttaacactgTGAAGTATATCAACCTGCAAAACATTTCCCTTGCTCATGTGGAATCTGCTGTGGTGGTGAAACCGACTAGTATCAAATATTAAAGCCTTAAATGTGAATGTGCCTGGTTTCTCTCACAATTTAAGAAGGATAAGACTGCAGAGTAAAGTAAACTCCAGACAAAATCCTCTGgtggagattaaaaaaacagtgtaatGGGTTAATTTTCTCTAC
The genomic region above belongs to Labrus bergylta chromosome 21, fLabBer1.1, whole genome shotgun sequence and contains:
- the LOC109990575 gene encoding G protein-activated inward rectifier potassium channel 1 gives rise to the protein MSAIRRKFGEDYQVVNTSQGITFSAQVKKKRQRFVEKNGRCNVQHGNLGGETSRYISDLFTTLVDLKWRWNLLIFILTYTVAWLVMAFMWWVIAYIRGDLSNSGHDSSYTPCVANVYNFPSAFLFFIETEATIGYGYRYITEKCPEGIILFLFQSLLGSIVDAFLIGCMFIKMSQPKKRAETLMFSQDAVISQRDGKLCLMFRVGNLRNSHMVSAQIRCKLIKSRQTPEGEFLPLDQCELDVGFGTGADQLFLVSPLTICHEINNKSPFFDLSQRSLKNEEFEIVVILEGIVETTGMTCQARTSYTEDEVLWGNRFLPVMSLEEGFFRVDYSQFHNTFEVPTPPHSVKEQEEKSSLTSPNPLPVAPTPSSPLLGNGGRGGRRERLLSADCADHMEDQVTRRPSKLQRMSSTREELLLRGYKTGPSLPGGKASSTGDLPLSIQRLRSSSIPAVRQGQPEEQVQLLSLDGEAEEGEVEKHRLPAAYSSIAAQTPKPVQIPLVGSRPEDNLPAKLRRMNADR